The Impatiens glandulifera chromosome 3, dImpGla2.1, whole genome shotgun sequence genome contains a region encoding:
- the LOC124931124 gene encoding G-type lectin S-receptor-like serine/threonine-protein kinase SD2-5: MASNWVISFICFYLLLPQTCLAGVRNIGRVNPGFIATQMSSIADNGLFLFSNSSNFAFGFSNQKNNPTMFQLVVLYMGSNIQTVVWSANRDSLVGNSDEFNFDQNGIARLQIGNTTVWSTDTSGKGVVVMELWDSGNLVLLGTDNVVVWQSFNNPTDSLLQNQNFSDGMRLVSNPSSTNLTYYLELKSGDMMLYAGFKTPQPYWSLSKDSRKTINTAGGEQFDLASIDAGSWNFYNQNSRDLIWQLPIIKNGGDLNGTWVAVLGNDGSISFSNLRAGVSDTKIPLDSCGLPESCDAYLVCSDGNMCRCPQSLSQWNCDRSTMDSSCQKSDSDINNVNLVEVKDATDYFSLGFISPVLKTSLDGCKSSCLANCSCAALFFQNSSGNCFQLDIVGSLRKKTGSNGGFVSFVKVRGQGGGTGNGNGNGNGNGSKHFPYVVIIVAATVFVILGLVYIGYRRFWKKTKFPESPKECSDEDNFLGSLSGMPIRFSYTELQTATDNFSIKLGQGGFGSVYKGVLPDGTRIAVKKLEGLGQGKKEFRAEVSIIGSIHHLHLVKLKGFCAEGSHKLLAYEFMANGSLDKWIFKKNKEDNFLLDWDTRFNIALRTAKGLAYLHEDCDVKIVHCDIKPENVLLDENYNAKVSDFGLAKLMSREQSHVFTTLRGTRGYLAPEWITNYAISEKSDVYSYGMVLLEIIGGRKNYDPKETSDKSHFPSYAFKMMEEGKIRDLFDERMAVKESDERVGVAIKVALWCIQDDMSLRPSMTRVVQMLEGLCPVPNPPVASPMRSRLFSGMFKSMSDGGTSSGTSAPSDQYNSEAYLSAVRLSGPR; the protein is encoded by the coding sequence ATGGCAAGTAATTGGGTTATTTCATTCATCTGCTTCTATCTCCTCCTTCCTCAAACTTGCTTGGCCGGCGTTAGAAATATTGGCAGGGTTAATCCAGGTTTCATAGCAACTCAAATGAGTTCCATAGCTGATAACGGTTTGTTCCTATTTTCAAATTCCTCCAATTTTGCATTTGGATTTTCCAATCAGAAAAACAATCCCACTATGTTTCAGCTTGTTGTGCTTTATATGGGTAGTAATATTCAGACGGTGGTCTGGTCTGCTAATAGGGATTCCCTTGTCGGAAACTCTGACGAATTCAACTTCGATCAAAACGGAATTGCTCGTTTACAGATCGGAAATACAACAGTTTGGTCCACAGATACTTCTGGAAAGGGAGTTGTAGTCATGGAGCTTTGGGATTCAGGAAATCTAGTTTTGCTTGGGACTGATAACGTTGTGGTATGGCAGAGTTTTAACAATCCGACTGATAGCCTTTTACAAAACCAGAATTTCAGTGATGGAATGAGGCTTGTAAGCAATCCAAGCTCCACTAATTTGACATATTATCTCGAGCTTAAATCCGGTGATATGATGTTATACGCTGGTTTCAAAACCCCTCAACCTTATTGGTCTTTAAGCAAAGACAGTCGGAAGACGATTAACACTGCCGGCGGGGAACAATTCGATTTAGCCTCCATCGATGCGGGTTCATGGAATTTCTACAATCAGAACAGCAGGGATTTGATATGGCAATTACCCATTATTAAAAACGGTGGCGATCTAAATGGGACGTGGGTTGCCGTTTTGGGTAACGACGGTTCTATCTCGTTCTCGAATCTACGGGCGGGCGTTTCCGACACTAAGATACCATTAGATTCGTGTGGCTTGCCGGAATCCTGCGATGCTTATCTTGTTTGCTCCGATGGGAACATGTGTCGTTGCCCGCAATCTCTGAGCCAGTGGAATTGCGATCGATCGACCATGGATTCTTCGTGCCAGAAATCTGATTCGGACATTAATAACGTAAACCTTGTGGAAGTTAAGGATGCCACCGACTATTTCTCACTTGGATTCATTTCCCCTGTTTTAAAAACGAGTTTGGACGGTTGCAAATCATCTTGCCTGGCAAATTGCTCTTGCGCCGCCTTGTTCTTTCAGAATAGCTCGGGGAATTGTTTCCAGCTCGATATAGTAGGAAGCTTGAGGAAGAAAACCGGCAGTAATGGCGGTTTTGTTTCGTTCGTTAAGGTTAGAGGCCAAGGAGGAGGAACCggaaatggaaatggaaacGGAAACGGAAACGGATCGAAACACTTCCCTTATGTCGTGATTATAGTGGCCGCAACCGTTTTCGTGATTCTCGGATTAGTTTACATTGGGTATCGTCGTTTCTGGAAAAAGACTAAATTCCCGGAATCTCCGAAGGAATGCTCCGATGAGGATAATTTCTTGGGCAGTTTGTCGGGTATGCCGATACGTTTCAGCTATACAGAACTCCAAACCGCGACCGATAATTTCTCGATCAAGCTCGGTCAAGGAGGGTTCGGTTCTGTTTACAAAGGCGTTCTTCCTGATGGAACCCGTATAGCCGTGAAGAAACTTGAGGGTCTCGGTCAGGGTAAGAAAGAGTTTCGAGCTGAAGTTAGTATCATCGGCAGCatccatcatcttcatcttgtGAAGCTAAAGGGTTTTTGTGCAGAAGGATCTCATAAGCTTCTTGCTTACGAATTCATGGCGAATGGTTCATTAGACAAATGGATTTTCAAGAAGaacaaagaagataatttcTTATTGGATTGGGACACTAGGTTTAACATCGCACTTCGAACCGCGAAAGGGCTCGCGTATTTACACGAGGATTGTGATGTGAAGATCGTCCACTGCGATATCAAGCCCGAAAACGTGCTTCTAGACGAGAATTACAATGCCAAGGTTTCCGATTTCGGATTGGCTAAGTTAATGAGCCGAGAACAGAGTCATGTCTTTACAACTCTAAGGGGCACGAGAGGTTACCTTGCTCCCGAGTGGATAACCAACTACGCCATATCAGAGAAGAGCGACGTTTACAGTTATGGAATGGTTCTATTAGAAATCATTGGCGGGAGGAAAAATTACGACCCGAAGGAGACTTCTGATAAGTCACATTTCCCGTCTTACGCGTTCAAGATGATGGAAGAGGGTAAAATAAGGGATTTATTCGACGAAAGGATGGCGGTTAAGGAGTCGGACGAGAGGGTCGGGGTGGCCATAAAAGTTGCCCTTTGGTGCATACAAGATGACATGAGTCTTAGACCATCTATGACTCGAGTGGTGCAAATGCTAGAGGGGCTCTGCCCTGTTCCCAACCCGCCCGTGGCTTCTCCAATGAGATCACGTCTTTTTTCGGGCATGTTTAAGTCTATGAGCGACGGAGGAACGTCTTCTGGGACGTCGGCTCCATCGGATCAATACAATAGTGAAGCTTATCTTTCTGCAGTGAGGCTTTCAGGGCCAAGATGA